From one candidate division WOR-3 bacterium genomic stretch:
- a CDS encoding 1-acyl-sn-glycerol-3-phosphate acyltransferase yields the protein MRLKWFLAWIFIYPLFKALTGVQIEGRVPKKGPVILAPNHVSFLDPPLVGVTAFREIHFLAKPGLFTGSKFFAWLIDNYNAISLEGTGGVRRAIRLLRRGNAVVIFPEGTRSRKREMLPFHQGVGYLAVNFGVPVIPVYITNSNKRVVSLVFRLNELKIKFGKLIHPHGYKRTREDFARFADRIREEVLKLK from the coding sequence ATGAGGTTGAAATGGTTCTTAGCCTGGATCTTCATTTATCCTCTCTTCAAAGCCCTGACCGGGGTGCAGATCGAGGGCCGTGTGCCAAAAAAGGGTCCGGTGATCCTGGCCCCCAATCATGTTTCCTTCCTTGACCCGCCCCTGGTCGGCGTAACTGCTTTCCGCGAGATACACTTTCTTGCCAAGCCGGGATTGTTCACCGGCTCGAAATTTTTCGCCTGGTTGATCGATAACTATAACGCAATATCACTTGAAGGCACGGGCGGCGTTAGAAGGGCGATCAGATTGCTGCGTCGAGGCAACGCGGTGGTGATCTTTCCTGAAGGCACGAGGTCGCGCAAGAGAGAAATGCTGCCGTTTCATCAGGGCGTCGGTTATCTCGCCGTAAATTTCGGAGTGCCGGTAATTCCCGTGTACATTACTAACTCTAACAAGCGTGTTGTGTCACTCGTGTTCAGGTTGAACGAACTCAAGATAAAATTCGGAAAACTGATCCACCCGCACGGCTACAAAAGAACGCGCGAGGACTTTGCGCGTTTCGCCGACCGCATCAGGGAAGAAGTGCTGAAGTTGAAATGA
- a CDS encoding 4-hydroxy-3-methylbut-2-enyl diphosphate reductase yields MKIYRARHGGFCFGVKRAIKMALEAANKAENVYSLGPLIHNSLAVEDLKKRGIRPVDKIDGTDKNSVIIIRSHGVAPDVLKKINSKHYGIIDATCPRVRRAQRYVQKLIDEGYYVVIVGEKDHPEVKGLLGYAGRHATIYKERHKINKKKIGVVPQTTLTQEKLNDAVADLMSDVIEMKIYNTICRETAVRINEATKLATRSDVMIVVGGKNSANTTRLYHVCKKLRRSHHIESASEVKRSWFKGAKSVGITAGASTPKQQVDEVVRKIRRIYPKK; encoded by the coding sequence ATGAAAATATACCGTGCAAGGCATGGTGGATTTTGCTTCGGTGTGAAACGGGCGATCAAGATGGCACTCGAGGCGGCGAACAAAGCAGAAAACGTATATTCCCTGGGGCCTCTCATACATAACAGCTTGGCCGTGGAAGACCTGAAGAAGCGTGGAATTCGCCCGGTAGATAAGATCGATGGTACAGATAAAAATAGCGTTATAATCATTCGTTCACACGGGGTCGCGCCGGATGTTCTAAAAAAAATAAATTCAAAGCATTACGGTATCATTGATGCTACATGTCCGCGCGTGCGCCGTGCCCAGCGATATGTCCAGAAACTCATCGACGAAGGTTACTACGTCGTGATCGTCGGGGAGAAGGATCATCCTGAGGTAAAAGGCCTTTTAGGTTATGCGGGGAGACATGCTACTATATACAAAGAACGGCACAAAATAAACAAGAAGAAAATCGGTGTAGTACCCCAGACTACTCTTACCCAGGAGAAATTAAATGATGCCGTTGCCGATTTGATGTCGGACGTGATCGAAATGAAGATCTACAACACAATCTGCCGCGAGACCGCAGTGCGTATCAATGAAGCTACCAAACTCGCGACAAGATCAGATGTTATGATCGTAGTTGGTGGAAAGAATAGCGCAAATACGACAAGGCTGTATCATGTCTGTAAAAAACTGCGGCGTTCCCATCACATAGAATCGGCCAGCGAAGTGAAGCGTTCGTGGTTCAAAGGCGCAAAGAGTGTCGGCATCACGGCCGGGGCATCCACGCCCAAGCAGCAGGTCGATGAAGTCGTGAGAAAAATTAGACGGATTTATCCGAAAAAATAA